The following coding sequences are from one Lolium rigidum isolate FL_2022 chromosome 6, APGP_CSIRO_Lrig_0.1, whole genome shotgun sequence window:
- the LOC124662617 gene encoding protein STRICTOSIDINE SYNTHASE-LIKE 10-like, producing MAIGTRGHAAAAMILVALLLQLILPIPAAAAAVPSIDARRTRHLPLPQGLLRGPESVAFDAKGQGPYSGVSDGRVLKWNGDELGWTTYTYGPGYSSEACTASVLRPETATESQCGRPLGLRFHLKSGYLYVADAYKGLMRVAPGGGEATVLVTEVDGAPLRFTNGVDVDQVTGEVYFTDSSMTYQRSQHEMVTRTGDSTGRLMRYDPRTGNVVVLQSGITYPNGLAMSADRTHLIISSTGPCKLLRYWIKGSKTGTMELFADLPGYPDNVRPDKRGGYWVALHREKNEVPFGVDSHLLALRISGEGQIVEEMRGHKSVRPTEIVERKGGRLFMGSVELPYVSVVTRKSTEIEIN from the coding sequence ATGGCCATCGGCACTAGGGGTCACGCTGCCGCCGCGATGATCTTGGTCGCCCTCCTGCTCCAGCTCATCTTGCCTAtccccgccgcggccgccgccgttcCAAGCATCGATGCCAGGCGGACGCGCCACCTGCCGCTGCCACAAGGACTCCTGCGAGGCCCGGAgagcgtcgccttcgacgccaaaGGCCAAGGCCCCTACAGCGGCGTCTCCGACGGCCGCGTGCTCAAGTGGAACGGGGACGAGCTCGGATGGACGACATACACCTACGGCCCCGGCTACAGCAGCGAAGCGTGCACGGCGTCCGTCCTTCGCCCGGAGACTGCCACCGAGAGCCAGTGCGGCCGCCCGCTGGGTCTGCGCTTCCACCTCAAGTCCGGGTACCTGTACGTGGCCGACGCCTACAAGGGGCTCATGCGGGTCGCGCCGGGTGGCGGCGAGGCAACGGTGTTGGTTACCGAGGTTGATGGCGCGCCTCTCCGATTCACCAACGGGGTGGACGTCGACCAAGTCACCGGTGAGGTCTATTTCACCGACAGCTCCATGACTTACCAAAGGTCGCAACACGAGATGGTCACGCGAACCGGAGACTCGACCGGCCGGCTAATGAGGTACGACCCGCGGACAGGAAACGTCGTTGTGCTCCAGTCCGGCATCACTTACCCCAACGGCCTCGCCATGAGCGCCGATCGGACGCATCTCATCATCTCATCGACGGGACCGTGCAAGCTACTAAGGTACTGGATCAAGGGCTCCAAGACCGGCACAATGGAGCTATTCGCCGATCTTCCGGGGTATCCCGACAACGTGAGGCCCGACAAGAGAGGAGGGTATTGGGTGGCACTGCACCGCGAGAAGAACGAAGTTCCCTTTGGGGTCGATAGCCACCTGCTAGCTTTGAGGATAAGCGGCGAAGGACAAATCGTTGAGGAGATGCGAGGACACAAGAGCGTCAGACCGACCGAGATAGTGGAGAGGAAAGGCGGAAGGTTGTTCATGGGATCCGTCGAGCTTCCTTACGTATCCGTCGTCACACGCAAATCAACGGAAATAGAGATCAATTAG